A window of the Bdellovibrio sp. ZAP7 genome harbors these coding sequences:
- a CDS encoding cell envelope integrity protein TolA has protein sequence MSALNDKPQIDSLNRGLVISIGFHVGLVLFFIVKAAFFTPESIDFTQAVRVDIVGLPDKLDPNNLPPKPEAKENAKPAEKKPEPSPVVEKPAEKKPEPKVETKPEVKLPTKTAKKDDGVNLEKVKSKQQDALEKLKAMAAIEKLKEEDAKKPTPPAGTGKSTVGAAPIKGNQVSPGTALTGLTKLQHDTYGADLDRHIKQHWALPEWLAKRDLKAQARVYIDSRGNILDRKIIKSSGNPSYDEEVLKTIDQSAPFPPPPEKFVSLVSVDGILIGFPE, from the coding sequence GCGGCTTGGTGATCTCTATTGGATTCCACGTCGGTTTAGTTCTATTCTTCATTGTGAAGGCGGCGTTCTTTACGCCCGAGTCTATTGATTTCACTCAAGCTGTTCGCGTGGATATTGTGGGTCTACCCGATAAATTAGACCCCAACAATCTGCCACCGAAGCCAGAAGCTAAAGAAAATGCGAAGCCCGCTGAGAAAAAACCAGAACCCTCTCCGGTTGTTGAAAAGCCTGCGGAAAAAAAGCCAGAACCTAAAGTTGAAACCAAGCCTGAAGTTAAGCTTCCGACTAAGACTGCTAAAAAAGATGACGGCGTAAACTTAGAAAAAGTTAAATCCAAGCAGCAAGATGCCTTGGAAAAACTAAAAGCGATGGCCGCGATTGAAAAATTAAAAGAGGAAGACGCTAAAAAGCCGACTCCTCCAGCGGGCACTGGAAAATCCACGGTGGGAGCTGCGCCCATCAAGGGGAATCAAGTTTCACCCGGAACAGCGCTTACGGGTTTAACTAAATTGCAGCATGACACTTATGGGGCGGATTTAGATCGCCACATCAAACAGCATTGGGCCTTGCCTGAGTGGCTAGCGAAACGCGATTTAAAAGCGCAAGCTCGCGTATATATTGATTCTCGTGGAAATATTTTAGATCGTAAGATTATTAAATCGAGCGGAAATCCCAGTTATGATGAAGAGGTGTTGAAGACGATTGATCAATCGGCACCTTTCCCTCCACCACCGGAAAAATTTGTATCACTTGTTAGTGTGGATGGGATTTTAATCGGCTTCCCAGAGTAA